One part of the Nitrospirae bacterium YQR-1 genome encodes these proteins:
- a CDS encoding response regulator, with product MGKTVMLIDDSATLREIVSTTLKKAGYNVIEAKDGKDALSKLAGKIHLMICDVNMPNMDGIAFLKEIKKNATYKFTPIIMLTTESQETKKQEGKEAGAKAWIVKPFKPEVLLSAIEKLILP from the coding sequence ATGGGAAAGACAGTTATGCTAATTGATGATTCTGCAACCTTACGGGAGATAGTAAGTACCACTTTGAAAAAAGCAGGGTATAACGTAATAGAGGCAAAAGACGGTAAGGACGCACTAAGTAAACTAGCCGGTAAAATCCATTTAATGATCTGTGATGTCAATATGCCTAACATGGACGGAATCGCCTTTCTTAAAGAAATAAAAAAGAATGCTACTTATAAGTTCACTCCAATAATAATGTTAACGACTGAGTCTCAAGAAACCAAAAAACAGGAAGGCAAAGAGGCCGGCGCAAAGGCATGGATTGTAAAACCATTTAAGCCTGAAGTTTTACTTTCCGCCATAGAAAAACTTATATTGCCTTAA
- a CDS encoding STAS domain-containing protein, with protein sequence MPLSLEGELSVGRANELKELFIDYIKTTKEAELDLSNISEIDTAGFQLLAALKNESDRMGKNFRILSLSPSVECLFDLYNVRGFFTES encoded by the coding sequence ATGCCTTTATCATTAGAGGGTGAACTGTCTGTTGGAAGGGCTAACGAACTAAAGGAATTGTTTATAGATTATATAAAAACCACAAAAGAGGCAGAGCTCGATCTTTCCAACATATCAGAAATAGACACGGCAGGGTTTCAATTACTGGCCGCACTTAAGAATGAAAGTGACAGGATGGGGAAAAATTTTAGGATTCTCTCTCTCAGCCCCTCAGTAGAGTGTCTATTTGATTTATATAACGTCAGAGGCTTTTTTACGGAATCCTGA
- a CDS encoding chemotaxis protein CheA: MGLDAASKAFLEEATEILQVTEEQLLSLEELPGDKETINALFRGAHTIKGGAGMIGLTDIERFTHKVESVLERLRNDKIKTDSVLINLLLRSRDYINELLKRTLKDNKPMTEELMKTEQELLDSLSVYLDDIKTVIATGQEAPDTATAQTEPAIWHISLRFNKNLLRDAMDPLSLINYLGKMGEIINMTTITQGIPPLAEMDPEECFTGFELDIKTDKNQNEIAGVFEFYTEDNDIKIVPPHSKVETYISLINSLPEDSWMLGEVLIKSGLLTEEDLNKALRIQSEGAMNPNKGKPRIGEVLVDSGAVEQKVVDVALNKQQKVRESIATTGTVSTASATIRVDADKLDLLINLVGELVVANGGIRQRSLAVGDGPLMKTSSFMTKLVNDIRDMSMKMRMIPIGSSFNRFHRLVRDISKELGKEIELVITGGDTELDKTVIEKISDPLTHIVRNSVDHGIETIEQRIKNGKPPKGTIKLNACYEAGTIVIEITDDGKGLNKQRIVEKAIAAGLIDTNRNLPDKEIFNLIFEPGFSTAESVSKLSGRGVGMDVVKRNIEALRGSVYIESEEGKGTAIRINLPLTLSIIDGFMVGVGGKQYVIPLDMVVKCYTVDGKNYSMLKKKGYFDFQGKVIPFISMCEMFGLDDSKCSFIVIVTHGGLKAAIGVDELFGDMQAVIKSLGKLYKDAKGFSGATILGDGSVALILDIQGIFKLLESEARV, encoded by the coding sequence ATGGGACTGGATGCAGCAAGTAAAGCCTTCTTAGAAGAGGCAACGGAAATCCTTCAGGTAACGGAAGAGCAGTTACTGTCTTTAGAGGAACTTCCAGGGGATAAAGAGACCATAAACGCCCTTTTCAGAGGTGCTCACACGATTAAGGGCGGAGCCGGTATGATTGGTCTGACCGACATAGAGCGTTTTACCCATAAGGTGGAAAGCGTCCTTGAACGGTTAAGAAACGATAAAATAAAAACAGACTCCGTACTTATCAATTTACTTCTCAGAAGCCGCGACTATATCAACGAATTATTAAAGAGAACCTTAAAAGACAATAAACCTATGACTGAGGAGTTGATGAAGACGGAGCAGGAACTCCTTGACAGTCTCTCAGTATATCTTGACGATATAAAAACAGTTATAGCAACCGGGCAGGAGGCCCCGGACACAGCAACAGCGCAAACCGAACCGGCTATCTGGCATATATCTCTCAGATTCAATAAAAATCTCCTGCGAGACGCCATGGATCCACTTTCGCTCATCAATTACCTTGGCAAAATGGGTGAAATCATCAACATGACAACAATAACACAAGGCATCCCCCCTTTAGCGGAAATGGACCCCGAGGAATGTTTTACTGGTTTTGAATTGGATATAAAAACGGATAAAAACCAAAATGAAATAGCTGGTGTGTTTGAGTTTTATACAGAAGATAACGATATCAAAATAGTTCCGCCTCACAGCAAAGTAGAAACGTATATCAGTCTGATAAATAGTTTACCGGAAGATTCATGGATGCTTGGTGAGGTTCTTATAAAAAGCGGGCTTTTAACAGAGGAGGATTTAAATAAGGCTCTCAGGATACAAAGCGAGGGCGCCATGAATCCCAATAAGGGAAAGCCTCGTATTGGAGAGGTGTTGGTAGATAGCGGCGCAGTGGAGCAGAAAGTTGTTGATGTTGCACTGAATAAACAGCAAAAGGTCAGAGAATCAATTGCCACAACAGGCACTGTATCCACAGCATCTGCAACGATAAGAGTAGATGCCGATAAGCTCGATTTACTGATAAATCTGGTAGGTGAACTGGTTGTGGCCAATGGCGGAATCAGACAGCGCTCACTTGCAGTGGGTGATGGTCCGCTGATGAAAACCTCCTCGTTTATGACAAAACTTGTAAATGATATCAGAGACATGTCTATGAAGATGCGCATGATTCCCATAGGAAGCTCATTTAACCGTTTTCACCGCCTTGTAAGAGATATAAGCAAAGAGCTTGGTAAAGAGATAGAACTTGTAATAACCGGCGGCGATACGGAGCTGGATAAGACCGTAATAGAAAAGATAAGCGATCCTCTGACTCATATAGTGCGAAACTCAGTTGACCACGGCATAGAAACTATAGAGCAACGTATAAAAAACGGCAAACCCCCCAAAGGCACAATCAAGCTTAACGCCTGTTACGAGGCCGGTACAATTGTAATTGAAATAACAGATGACGGTAAAGGTCTTAACAAACAACGTATAGTTGAAAAGGCCATAGCTGCCGGCCTGATCGACACCAATAGAAATCTGCCCGATAAGGAGATATTCAACCTGATTTTTGAACCTGGTTTTTCCACAGCGGAAAGCGTATCAAAACTATCAGGGCGCGGCGTTGGCATGGATGTGGTAAAGAGAAACATTGAGGCTTTAAGAGGCTCGGTCTATATAGAGAGCGAGGAAGGTAAAGGAACGGCGATTAGAATAAACCTTCCGCTTACGCTTTCAATAATTGATGGTTTTATGGTAGGGGTCGGAGGTAAACAGTATGTAATTCCTCTGGATATGGTAGTTAAATGTTATACTGTTGATGGAAAAAATTACTCAATGCTCAAAAAAAAGGGTTATTTCGATTTTCAGGGCAAAGTGATACCTTTTATTTCAATGTGTGAAATGTTTGGACTCGATGATTCCAAATGCAGCTTTATCGTAATCGTAACTCATGGAGGGCTTAAAGCGGCTATAGGTGTAGATGAACTCTTTGGCGATATGCAAGCTGTAATAAAATCCCTGGGTAAGCTTTATAAAGATGCAAAGGGTTTTTCCGGCGCCACTATTTTGGGGGACGGCTCTGTTGCCCTCATACTGGACATTCAGGGAATATTCAAGCTGCTTGAGTCCGAAGCACGTGTTTAA
- a CDS encoding methyl-accepting chemotaxis protein, producing MNFLKNLRVKSKLISGFFIVTLITVAISVIAIINMQKMEKNDVRMYEKITVPLALAAEINDKFGSARTNTMSLVYHEKLEDKKKYLERISERKKGLDNLLPELEKTLEGDGDKKFFKEYTEGMNTFLKTIFDIAEISMSGKHEEAVTKLQNEGQQTARAIQDIINKQTSHNIKEAKNTADNNKKFATQTTQMLIILTIISFVISMLLGIFIAGGVTRPLGGEPAEMSAIALKIASGDLSIDIATGSNRNNLLGSMLSMLEILKGIFAEIDKLINSVKNGNLSTRGESGKYQGGWQQLIDGLNSLVEAFVKPINVTSGYVERISIGDIPPKISDEYRGDFNKIKNNLNVLIDAENEITDITEELSGGNLMVKVAERSEKDRLMQSLSSMVSRLTEVVQEVQRASEQVASGSHELSATTQELSQGATEQAASVQEISSSMEQMAANIKANADNAQQTEKMAAKSAGNAKDSGDSVAMTAKAMKEIAEKITIIEEIARQTNLLALNAAIEAARAGEHGKGFAVVASEVRELAGRSQAAAGEINNLVKSSVDISAKAGEMLNALVPDIQKTSELVHEISASSNEQATGAEQVNLAIQQLDKVIQQNASSAEEMSSTAEQLSAQAELLQTSVGFFKTDDVEIRRQRPIPAQRKSRPQQGAAAKPKAIEHEPGRRGTMSHVKPFIDIGSYSTEQDNKDFEKY from the coding sequence ATGAACTTTCTAAAGAACCTTAGGGTTAAATCAAAACTGATAAGCGGTTTCTTTATTGTGACATTAATTACAGTTGCTATTTCTGTAATAGCTATAATCAACATGCAAAAAATGGAAAAGAATGACGTTAGAATGTATGAGAAAATTACGGTTCCATTAGCGCTCGCAGCCGAAATCAACGACAAGTTTGGAAGCGCAAGGACAAATACGATGTCTTTAGTGTATCACGAAAAACTTGAGGATAAAAAGAAGTATTTAGAAAGAATTAGTGAGAGAAAAAAGGGGCTGGACAATTTACTGCCTGAATTAGAAAAAACTCTGGAAGGTGACGGTGATAAGAAATTTTTTAAAGAATATACGGAAGGAATGAATACATTTTTAAAAACCATATTTGATATTGCTGAAATTTCAATGTCAGGAAAGCATGAAGAAGCTGTTACTAAGTTGCAAAACGAAGGTCAGCAAACAGCGCGTGCTATCCAGGATATTATAAACAAGCAAACCAGTCATAATATAAAAGAAGCTAAGAATACCGCTGATAATAATAAAAAATTTGCTACTCAAACCACTCAAATGCTTATAATCTTAACGATAATATCGTTTGTTATCTCCATGCTGTTGGGGATTTTTATTGCAGGCGGCGTAACCAGGCCATTAGGCGGCGAACCTGCCGAGATGTCAGCTATAGCTTTAAAAATTGCATCAGGAGACCTCAGCATAGATATCGCCACAGGAAGTAACAGGAATAATCTGCTTGGCTCTATGCTTTCAATGCTTGAAATTCTGAAGGGGATATTTGCCGAAATAGATAAACTTATAAATTCGGTAAAAAACGGCAATTTGTCAACAAGGGGGGAGTCGGGAAAATATCAGGGTGGATGGCAGCAGTTAATTGATGGATTAAATAGTTTGGTAGAAGCTTTTGTTAAGCCAATAAATGTAACATCCGGGTATGTGGAAAGAATCAGCATAGGGGACATTCCGCCCAAAATAAGTGACGAATATCGTGGCGATTTCAATAAAATAAAAAATAATTTGAACGTTTTGATTGACGCAGAAAACGAAATAACCGATATAACCGAGGAGCTATCGGGGGGCAATCTAATGGTGAAGGTAGCGGAGCGCTCTGAAAAAGACAGGCTGATGCAGTCTCTTTCATCCATGGTAAGCAGATTAACCGAGGTAGTGCAGGAGGTGCAGAGGGCCTCTGAACAGGTTGCATCAGGCAGCCACGAGTTAAGCGCAACAACGCAGGAGTTATCGCAAGGGGCAACTGAACAGGCAGCCTCTGTGCAGGAGATATCCTCATCCATGGAACAGATGGCCGCAAATATCAAGGCCAATGCCGATAATGCACAGCAAACGGAAAAGATGGCTGCTAAGTCCGCAGGTAATGCTAAAGACAGTGGTGATTCAGTAGCGATGACGGCAAAGGCAATGAAAGAGATAGCAGAAAAGATAACAATAATCGAGGAGATAGCAAGACAGACCAACCTGCTGGCTCTTAATGCGGCCATAGAGGCGGCGCGAGCCGGTGAGCACGGCAAAGGGTTTGCTGTTGTTGCCTCAGAGGTAAGAGAGCTTGCCGGCAGAAGTCAGGCGGCAGCCGGTGAAATCAATAATCTCGTAAAGTCAAGCGTAGATATTTCGGCAAAAGCCGGTGAGATGTTAAACGCGTTGGTTCCAGACATTCAAAAAACATCCGAGCTGGTTCATGAGATAAGTGCCTCTTCAAATGAACAGGCAACCGGGGCCGAACAGGTTAACCTGGCCATCCAGCAATTGGATAAGGTTATTCAACAGAACGCATCGTCAGCTGAGGAGATGTCCTCAACTGCGGAGCAACTGTCGGCACAGGCCGAGTTGCTTCAAACCTCTGTTGGATTTTTCAAAACTGATGACGTAGAGATTAGACGCCAAAGGCCGATACCTGCTCAGAGAAAATCCAGACCTCAACAGGGTGCTGCTGCAAAGCCAAAAGCTATAGAGCACGAACCCGGACGAAGGGGTACAATGTCACATGTTAAACCGTTTATAGACATTGGCTCATATTCAACAGAACAGGATAATAAGGACTTTGAAAAGTATTGA
- a CDS encoding FHA domain-containing protein: MGEEKKKPFNRDETKIYQYYSQKGDSSTQKESASASEVQKNSYDSLLTTKSLTDITNYVTLTDKSSLVGGTPHPLYGWIVGISSTNNDRDYQLFEGKNTIGRISGNSIVLHDSTVSKEHCAIICHKGEILIVDNNSTNGVFVNNKRIYGPTLLKDGYLLFIGDVAFQMVFYKRLYSRAGKEA, encoded by the coding sequence ATGGGAGAGGAAAAGAAAAAGCCGTTTAATAGAGACGAGACAAAGATATATCAGTACTACAGCCAAAAAGGTGACAGCAGTACTCAGAAAGAAAGTGCTTCAGCATCAGAAGTGCAGAAAAACAGCTATGACTCTCTTCTTACAACAAAAAGTCTCACAGACATCACAAACTACGTTACCCTCACAGATAAGTCATCATTGGTTGGCGGCACCCCACACCCTCTGTACGGCTGGATTGTAGGCATTAGCAGCACAAATAATGACCGTGATTACCAGTTATTTGAAGGCAAAAATACAATTGGGAGAATATCTGGAAATTCTATAGTTCTTCATGACTCCACAGTATCAAAAGAGCATTGTGCAATCATATGCCACAAAGGAGAGATTCTTATAGTGGATAATAATTCAACAAACGGAGTGTTTGTAAACAATAAGAGAATATACGGCCCAACACTACTTAAAGACGGATACCTGCTGTTTATAGGAGATGTGGCATTTCAGATGGTTTTTTACAAAAGGCTCTACAGCAGAGCCGGCAAAGAAGCATAA
- a CDS encoding EAL domain-containing protein, translated as MEPVEQFFGNNMDYVYLVYGFAFIFTGISIAVLTKTEGQFKPARFIWLLSSFAFLHGINEWLDMMSFIHPSHKLLKTLSFIFLVSSFCFLFEFSRRTLRICENETMKRISQYLQWWLMPVLTTIIFIISYYSENALQTGQILSRYFLALPGSIATAIGLKLYSTETDLIEKSKADRYFFLAVTFFIAYGFFAGFVVPKGNFFPSNVINTDSFISFIKVPVQVLRAISALFIAFSVIGMIKLFNYEARTKLQEIIEQLHIQQKEISQKAKVREVINSILNISLLPVSLQEQLNKILTLLMSVSWISLNSKGCIYICEDSSETIKISAHYNFDSEQLDTCSDLPFGKCLCGLAALKREVVFSSDTDDEKHTIRYSDMHPHGHYCVPILSNDRLLGVINVYVDEGYERTFEDEDFLRSVASTIAGIILRKETEEKIAQNYLIQDVINTIMKLSIQTLTLEEYLESILELISTVPWLSPKKTGCIFLIEDNPDELIMMTHRGISFQLLKKCSRVTMGSCLCGRAAATGKIVFASSIDDRHEVSYDGMSDHGHYCIPVKSKEKVIGVINLYVEHGHVRTSLEENFLVSVANTLSGIIERKRMEEKLEYMANYDTLTGLPNRVLFFDRLRQEIKSTVRYGHLLGVLYIDIDNFKDINDSMGHDVGDLLLQAVASRLGRCVRNADTVSRVSGDEFTVILPNIKSGLDAEIITKKALSCLSEPYEVNNNIYNITASAGMSIYPTDAGNAEELLKHADTAMYYSKKSMKSTGTMFNKEMDESINKRLKLEKELRLALQRGELVVHYQPQIELSSGKIVGAEALVRWQHPEMGLLYPDKFISLAEDTGIIMALGEQVLSESCKQNIIWQKMNLPPVVVAVNVSTTQVSRHYDLAGVVFQILNKTHMAPANLELELTESFCMQNVDTTISMLRRFNSRGVNVAIDDFGTGYSSLSYLKHLPFKKLKIDKSFIKELVINQDDLTIVKTIIDMSHNLRLRVIAEGVETLEQLEVLRSLGCDEVQGYLFSKAVPPDEFSVLLKKEEFFCNII; from the coding sequence GTGGAACCGGTAGAGCAGTTTTTTGGAAACAATATGGATTATGTGTATCTTGTTTATGGATTTGCCTTTATATTTACGGGCATTTCGATAGCTGTACTAACAAAAACTGAAGGGCAGTTTAAGCCGGCAAGATTCATCTGGTTATTGTCCTCATTTGCATTTCTTCATGGTATAAACGAGTGGCTTGATATGATGTCATTTATACACCCATCTCATAAATTACTAAAGACACTGAGTTTTATTTTTTTGGTTTCATCATTTTGCTTTTTGTTTGAGTTCAGCAGAAGAACTTTGAGAATCTGTGAAAATGAAACGATGAAAAGAATTTCTCAGTACTTGCAATGGTGGTTAATGCCGGTGCTAACAACAATTATATTTATTATATCGTATTATTCAGAAAATGCGCTGCAAACAGGACAGATATTGTCACGATATTTTTTAGCGCTGCCGGGCTCTATTGCCACTGCAATCGGCTTGAAGTTGTACAGTACAGAAACAGACTTAATAGAAAAGTCAAAAGCAGATAGGTACTTTTTCCTTGCTGTAACATTTTTTATAGCATATGGTTTTTTTGCAGGATTTGTTGTTCCAAAAGGCAATTTCTTTCCTTCAAATGTAATTAATACAGATAGTTTCATATCATTTATTAAAGTACCGGTACAGGTTTTGCGGGCAATCTCAGCCTTGTTTATTGCTTTTTCTGTAATTGGTATGATAAAGCTGTTTAATTATGAAGCGAGGACAAAGTTACAAGAGATAATAGAGCAATTACATATACAACAAAAGGAAATCAGTCAAAAAGCAAAAGTCCGGGAGGTGATTAATTCGATTCTGAATATCTCATTGCTGCCGGTTTCACTACAGGAGCAGTTAAACAAAATCTTAACTTTATTAATGTCAGTGTCATGGATTTCACTTAACTCAAAAGGATGTATCTATATATGCGAGGATAGTTCTGAAACCATCAAGATATCGGCACATTATAATTTCGACAGTGAGCAATTAGATACATGTTCTGATTTGCCTTTTGGCAAATGTCTATGCGGATTAGCGGCATTAAAAAGAGAGGTTGTTTTTTCATCTGACACTGATGATGAAAAACACACAATCCGATATTCAGATATGCACCCACACGGTCATTACTGTGTGCCCATACTTTCAAATGACAGATTACTGGGGGTAATCAATGTCTATGTAGATGAGGGGTATGAACGAACCTTTGAGGATGAGGATTTTTTAAGAAGCGTTGCCAGCACGATAGCCGGAATAATTTTACGCAAGGAAACTGAAGAGAAAATAGCTCAAAACTATTTGATTCAGGATGTCATAAACACTATAATGAAACTTTCAATACAAACACTTACTTTAGAGGAATATCTTGAGAGCATACTTGAACTAATAAGCACAGTTCCGTGGCTGTCCCCTAAAAAAACAGGATGTATTTTTTTGATAGAAGATAACCCTGATGAGTTGATAATGATGACTCACAGAGGCATCTCTTTTCAGTTATTAAAAAAGTGCAGCCGTGTAACTATGGGCAGCTGTCTGTGTGGGCGCGCCGCAGCCACCGGCAAGATAGTGTTTGCATCTTCTATAGATGACCGCCATGAAGTCAGTTATGACGGGATGTCAGATCATGGGCATTATTGTATTCCTGTCAAGTCAAAGGAAAAGGTAATTGGAGTAATCAACCTGTATGTAGAGCATGGACATGTACGCACTTCATTGGAAGAGAATTTTTTAGTGTCTGTTGCCAACACGTTATCCGGCATAATAGAGCGTAAACGGATGGAAGAAAAATTAGAGTATATGGCCAACTATGACACTCTGACCGGGCTTCCCAACAGGGTGTTGTTTTTTGACAGGTTACGCCAGGAGATAAAAAGTACAGTCCGTTACGGACACTTATTGGGCGTCTTGTACATTGATATAGATAATTTTAAAGATATTAATGACTCTATGGGACACGATGTCGGAGACTTATTGCTGCAAGCAGTCGCATCAAGGCTGGGTAGATGTGTGCGCAACGCCGATACTGTATCCCGTGTCAGTGGTGATGAGTTTACTGTAATTTTACCAAACATAAAAAGCGGCTTAGATGCAGAGATAATTACAAAAAAAGCATTGTCATGTTTAAGTGAGCCGTATGAAGTCAACAATAACATTTACAACATCACAGCAAGTGCAGGTATGAGTATTTACCCGACGGATGCCGGCAATGCAGAGGAGTTGTTAAAACATGCAGATACCGCCATGTATTATTCCAAAAAATCAATGAAGAGCACCGGCACAATGTTTAACAAGGAAATGGATGAATCCATAAACAAACGGTTAAAGCTGGAAAAAGAGCTGCGTTTGGCGCTTCAGCGCGGTGAATTAGTAGTGCATTACCAGCCTCAGATAGAGCTGAGCAGTGGAAAAATTGTAGGGGCTGAGGCGTTGGTACGCTGGCAACATCCGGAGATGGGCTTACTGTACCCCGATAAATTCATATCGTTGGCGGAAGATACAGGAATAATAATGGCACTTGGTGAACAGGTACTTTCCGAGAGTTGTAAACAAAATATAATCTGGCAAAAAATGAACCTGCCGCCTGTTGTTGTTGCTGTAAATGTGTCAACCACTCAGGTGTCAAGACACTATGACCTTGCCGGTGTGGTATTTCAGATATTAAACAAAACACATATGGCTCCGGCTAACCTTGAACTGGAGCTTACCGAGAGTTTTTGTATGCAAAACGTGGATACAACGATTTCAATGTTACGCAGGTTTAACTCTAGAGGTGTTAATGTTGCTATAGATGATTTCGGCACAGGTTACTCATCCTTAAGTTATCTAAAACACCTTCCGTTTAAAAAACTAAAAATTGATAAGTCATTTATTAAGGAACTAGTAATCAATCAGGATGATTTGACGATTGTTAAGACAATTATCGACATGTCGCACAATCTCAGATTACGGGTAATAGCCGAGGGTGTGGAAACACTTGAGCAATTAGAAGTTTTACGTTCACTTGGATGTGATGAGGTACAGGGGTATCTTTTTAGTAAAGCCGTACCGCCCGATGAGTTTTCTGTATTGTTAAAGAAAGAAGAGTTTTTTTGTAATATAATTTGA
- the rnr gene encoding ribonuclease R, translating into MIDREKLKKYLKSMKKPQSFKELSRRLSESTKETRLLKKYLRELMRAGVVVRTNNGHYGPATEMGLATGFFEAHRGGYGFVIVDKSGERDIFIPGRKTNGAMDNDRVVVRLEDGRRREGSIVRVVERVHDKVFGRIDYVGNACYLKPKNKTIFFDLYIPEHDTLSAKAGDSVVAEITDYGNSSRPPVGKIIKIMTAPDGPKSEIDMIVDEFHLPKRFPKAVTDEAKALPDEITSDMITERVDLRTLKTVTIDGERARDFDDAISIIKQPQGYKLYVHIADVSHFVPWESALDTEARRRGTSVYFSDRVIPMFPKRLSEELCSLKPKVDRLTFTVEMDFSDSGRRTSARFYPSVIRSDERMTYTVVKEILVNGDVRRRKKYAALVPEFEIMGQLCTLLREVRLQRGSLDFDLPEPEIILDMQGALESIVGTERNFAHSIVEEFMIAANEAVSSFLESLKVPSVYRIHEEPDQRKLDEIIKVLKCTISWNKNRISASDFPKIIAKSSESPYKEVINYLVLRALKQARYSITNEGHFGLASKSYTHFTSPIRRYPDLVVHRVLREALSGVSKDSKDFSKKLSDVAFHCSHRERVAEEAERESINALRVWFLKDSVGEEFSGRVIGTSTRGLRVRLDGHFIDGIVEVSQMSDDYYVFEERSLTLKGKNKKKVFSIATPVNVRIDRVDMEDREIFFTLS; encoded by the coding sequence ATGATTGACAGAGAAAAGCTAAAGAAGTACTTGAAATCAATGAAAAAACCGCAGTCTTTCAAAGAGTTGTCAAGACGTCTCAGTGAAAGCACTAAGGAGACCCGTCTGCTTAAGAAGTATCTGCGTGAGCTGATGAGGGCGGGTGTGGTGGTCAGGACTAACAACGGCCACTACGGGCCTGCAACCGAGATGGGCCTTGCCACGGGGTTTTTTGAGGCCCACAGGGGTGGCTATGGTTTTGTCATAGTGGATAAATCCGGGGAGAGAGACATTTTCATTCCCGGCAGGAAAACAAACGGCGCTATGGACAATGACCGCGTTGTGGTGAGACTTGAGGACGGCAGGAGGCGTGAGGGCTCAATAGTGAGGGTGGTTGAGCGGGTTCATGACAAGGTCTTTGGCCGTATTGATTATGTCGGAAATGCTTGTTACCTTAAACCAAAGAACAAGACAATTTTTTTTGATTTATATATACCTGAGCATGACACACTGAGTGCTAAGGCCGGAGACAGCGTAGTAGCGGAAATAACAGACTACGGGAATTCAAGCCGTCCTCCGGTGGGTAAAATCATAAAAATTATGACAGCTCCCGACGGACCTAAATCCGAGATAGACATGATAGTGGATGAGTTTCATCTGCCAAAGAGGTTTCCTAAAGCCGTCACTGATGAGGCTAAGGCTTTGCCGGATGAAATCACATCTGATATGATAACGGAGCGTGTTGACTTACGCACGCTTAAAACTGTAACGATAGACGGTGAGAGGGCAAGGGACTTTGATGATGCCATATCAATAATAAAACAGCCGCAGGGTTATAAGCTCTACGTCCACATAGCAGATGTAAGCCATTTTGTGCCGTGGGAAAGTGCTCTTGACACAGAGGCACGCAGACGCGGCACATCGGTGTATTTTTCCGACAGAGTAATTCCTATGTTTCCTAAGAGGCTTTCTGAAGAGCTATGCAGCCTCAAACCCAAAGTTGACCGTTTAACCTTTACAGTGGAGATGGATTTCTCAGACTCAGGCAGAAGGACCTCCGCACGGTTTTATCCATCAGTGATAAGAAGTGATGAGAGGATGACATATACGGTTGTTAAGGAGATACTGGTAAATGGGGATGTGCGCAGGAGAAAAAAGTATGCCGCACTGGTGCCGGAGTTTGAGATAATGGGGCAGTTGTGCACTTTGTTGAGAGAAGTGAGGTTACAGCGCGGCAGTCTTGATTTTGACCTCCCTGAGCCTGAAATAATTCTTGATATGCAGGGGGCGCTTGAGAGTATAGTTGGTACGGAGAGGAACTTTGCCCACTCTATAGTGGAGGAGTTTATGATAGCTGCCAATGAGGCAGTCAGTAGTTTTCTGGAATCGCTTAAAGTTCCGTCTGTTTACAGAATTCATGAGGAGCCTGACCAGCGGAAACTGGATGAAATAATAAAAGTTCTCAAATGTACCATATCGTGGAATAAAAACCGGATAAGTGCCTCAGATTTTCCCAAAATAATTGCAAAATCATCGGAGAGCCCTTACAAGGAGGTCATAAACTATCTGGTGTTAAGAGCCCTTAAGCAGGCACGGTATTCAATAACAAATGAGGGGCATTTTGGCCTTGCATCCAAAAGTTACACACACTTTACATCTCCCATCAGAAGGTATCCCGACCTGGTAGTGCACAGGGTGCTGCGTGAGGCACTATCTGGAGTTTCTAAGGACAGTAAAGATTTTTCTAAAAAACTATCCGATGTGGCCTTTCACTGTTCACACAGGGAGAGGGTTGCCGAGGAAGCCGAGAGAGAGAGTATTAATGCCCTGAGAGTTTGGTTTTTAAAAGACAGCGTGGGTGAGGAGTTCTCGGGCAGGGTAATCGGGACAAGTACACGCGGGCTAAGGGTACGACTGGATGGCCATTTTATAGACGGCATAGTGGAAGTGTCTCAGATGTCTGATGACTACTATGTCTTTGAGGAAAGGAGCCTGACTCTGAAGGGAAAGAATAAAAAGAAGGTGTTTTCTATAGCAACCCCTGTCAATGTGCGGATTGACAGGGTGGATATGGAAGACAGAGAGATATTTTTTACTCTGTCTTAA